CCGTACCCACCAAATGCCTACCATCCTGTGTAAATATTTGGATGTCATCATCTAAACCAAGTGAATCAAGTGTTAAGCTGATATTGTTAGAGCCGGCAGGGATTGCAGCAAACGAACGGATACCGGAGCTAAACGTACCACTTCCCCCACTAATTGGAAAAATATCCCCAAGCGAAGGTACGTTGTCACCACCAAGTAGCGGGAATCTGCCAAAAATTTCAGTTTCGTTAGCGATGCGATTTATTTCTTGCTTTAACCCTTGAAATTCAACATCTAGCGCTTGCTTATCTGTTGTCGTAAGCGAGCCATTTGCCGCTTGAATTGCCAATTGGTACATACGTTGTGCCATATCTGACACCTCAGCCAACGCCCCTTCAGCCACCTGCGCATAACTAATACCATCGTTAATATTTTGCTCAATGCGTGTTAATGCATTCGACTGGGCGGTCAGCCTAACAGAAATCTGCAAACCAGCAGCATCGTCGGCGGCAGAGTTTATTCTCTTCCCCGATGAAAGCGCTTCATAGCTTTTTTCTAGCCGATTAGCATTAGTGTTAAGCTGATTAATAGCGTTGAGTGCTGACGTATTGGTATTAACAAACATCAGTCACTAAACCCTATGCCGAGTTCAAGTTGCATTACCTTTTCAAAACGATTCAAAAAATTGACAGAAATCTAAGTAATGCTGGTAAAGCACGAGCTATACCAATGTAGAATTAACCGATAAAGAAACCCTTTACGTGTGATTCATCATTAAAAAAACCAATAAAGACAAAAATTTAAGTGGAGGGTGAACTTTGTTACATTTCACCTTGAAGATATGGGTTAGCGCGCAATTGCTCGGCCGCTAAGTCAATAAAAGTCCGAATTTTGGCGTTTGCTCGACGCCCTTCAACATGGACAATCGATACGGGTAAATCATCTTCCTCAAAGTCAGTTAATATTCGCTTAAGCTGGCCTGTTGCTAATGTTTCGCCTGCCCGATACCACATAAGTCGAATGAGCTAAGTGGCCAAAGATGAGGTATTGCTCTGCTGCGCGCAGCCTGCTGCAGGCACCAAAACACTCACGCTTGCTTTATAGGTAGTTACCGCTATTAATACTCGTGAGCTCGATTAACTGGCTGGCTTGGCGCTTGTTCGTTAATGTTCGCAGGTGTTAGCAAATAGTAGCTAACAGTCACTAATATTCGCTAACATTCGAGAATAACGAGCGGCTATTAATCATGCGATTGGTGCATGAACCTTTAAATTCAACGAATTTTCGATTATCGCGAGGTGCTAGCGCGTGAATTTCATCAACCGTTGAAGTGCCATCTACCTGACTGTAAAACACCGCAAGTTGACCAGCAAAATTATCTATTGCTCGTGTCACTGAAAGCGCCTTCAAACGCACTCTGTCGTTGATGAACACCTCTTTTTCCATGCGTGCAAGCAACATACTCGGTAGGCGGTTTTCACGAATAAACTGCTGTAACCTTTGGTAGAAATCAAGCACTGGCGAAACCAAGGTTAATTTGCCTTGATAGCGGGAAAACCACATGCTGTTACCAACAATCGAGGTACCAACTCCTTGGGTAATCACATGTGATGGTGCTGGCAAATAACGTGATGCAATATCAAGCGCATTACTCCAATTGGGTAGAGAAACAAATTGCTCACTTCGGCTTTGATTCTGGTGATAATTATGTCCGGTTTTGCTATGACCACCTCGCTCTGGTAAAAATTCAATGGCGACACAAGTATAGCCATGCTTAACCAAGCGTTTGATAAGCGGAGTAAACTGATGAGCGTTCCCCCAACCGTGCACTAACCATATATACCGACTTTCTGTTTCGTCATGCCTTTCGCCTCTACTGTTGTTTTCGCTGGTAGTGTAAGTGCGAATACAACCATATTTAGTGCGATATAATTTTCGTTTACTCTCCTTAGCCCAGCGCCCGCTTGAAGAACTTGGGGTGAGCAATTTGTGCTTAACTAGCCTGTAAGCATATTCGGGAAACCATTTGCTCAACAACTTAATCCCCAAAATAAATAGTCTTTCCTCGCTCATCACTTATCCTACTACACTTTTGATCGAGTTTTTGTAGCGGATGAGTCGAGTTCAAGCGAGCGGTCCACGTATGGGCAAAACTCGCTCTCGGTAAAAATATGTTCAAGTAACTCAAACTTAGCGCGGCAACTACAACAAGTAGTCACTACTTTCACTAGGCCTTCGTCAAACAAATGATTATTCGAACCGTACACGTTAAACAAAAGCTTTAACTTTTTTAAATGCTCTGGCGCAATCTTGCCAGCCAACTGCTCCAACATCATCAGCACTTCAAGGCAATTGTTGGTATCGGGGCGAGCAATAGTGAAAATACGACTTAAAATTTCATCAGCATCAAGCTCATCGGCGTTAATATAGCTTTTTCTAGTACTGTTTTTAGCAATTGTGTGTTTTTTCTTCGACGCACTTTTCAACGGTTGCGAACTAATGTTCTCCACGTTTTGAGTATCTGTTTGGTCAGCTAGGGCATTTCTATATTGATAGACTTCCTTGGCTTGGCTAGCTTGGTCAACTATTGAAGAGTTAAGAGCTATATCGTGGTTTAGCTTATAACGACTTTGTCTCATCAGATATAAATCAATCAAAACGGCAATTATTATTAAGATGATTATGCTGAACAAAAGCCAGTCCATAACGTTAACTCCAAAGTTACACTCGTATTTTTCCTAGGACTATAAGCTGCAAATAGGGAGGAAATATGGATAGGCTTTTCGTTTGTTTTTCTAAAGAAAAGAAAACGCCAATAAAAATAGCGCGGTCATCTATGACGCAAGAATAAGCAGTACAGCTATAAGTGGCAAAAGCACAGCTTTGTTCTTAAAGGATTATTCGCTGAAGGTTATCAAAGAACAAACAAGCCGTTTGCTAGGGCGTGGCAAAGTGTTCAACGAGTGGCATAGTGATCAAAATAGCGATACCGCCCAATGCGCTTTGTTTTGCTTCAATAGTACCTTGGTGTGCATGGATAACATTTTGGCATATAGCAAGCCCTAAACCAGAGCCACCAGTCGCCCGATTTCGCGATTTTTCAAGCCGATACAAACGCTCGAAAATCTTACCAAACTCACTTTCTTTAACTGAAGGCGAAGTGTCTTGTACGCGCAAATGCAACAGCCCATGTGCTTGCCAAACTTTTAATTCAACTCGACCAGGTTTATCGGTGTAGTTAACACTGTTGTTAATCAGGTTCGCCAATACTTGTTTAATGCGATCTTGATCAACGCCTACCCAAGTAGGCTCTGAAGTGATATCGTCATGCCATTGCAACTCATGTCCTGTTACATATTGCTGAAACTCGCTGCTCCACTGCTTGAGTACAGGAGAAATATCAAGCTGCTGTGTATTGATAGACAAACCATACACATCTGAAACCGCTAACTCATAAATATCGCGAATCAAATGACTTAGATCGGTTATTTTGCTACTGAGTTTTTGATAACTCAGCTCCACATCATCCACCAAGTTGTAGCGCAGCGCATCTACTTGCAGTTTCAAGGCAGTTAACGGTGTGCGCAGTTCGTGTGATACATCGGCAAGTAGCTGATTTTTCTGTTGTAGTGCATCTTCATACAAGCTGGCAGAAATCATCGCAAGTTTGCGCCGCTGATGTAGCACATAGAAAATTAGCAGAAATAGCACCACCAAGCCCAAAGTGAGCAAAGTCACTTTTTCCGTGACTTTTTTCTGTGCAACCACTTCTAGTTCCGATTGCTTACTGGCCTCTTCCAATTTCGCGACTTTCACTTGCTGTTTCAGCAAGTTAATATCACGCTTGTGCTTTTCTAGTTCTTTAATACGCAGCTCTGAATCTATTTTTTGCTTGAGCTCATACGCAGCCTTTAAATGAGTGAGGGCGAGGGAGTCTTGGCCTAGTTGATGATGAATTTCACTGAGTAGCCTGTTGTCATCGAGCTGGTCTTTAAAAAGCTCAAGTTTTTTTGATATTGCTAAGGATTTGCTGACGTAGTGCTCTGCCTCTGTTAATGCTTGTTGATCAAAATGGTAAACCCCAAGGTTGTGCCATACTGATCTCATTTGGAAATCAGCGTTAGAGGCTTGTCCTGTTTTTTCAGCCAATAACAAGCTGGCTAAACGGGCCTCTTGATTATTGAGCTTGTCCAAAATTTGCGCCCGCTGAACATACGAGCGAGACAGCACCTGATGGAAAGCCCCTTCAGCAAAGATATCGATCGCTTTTTGGGTAACATCCAGCGCTTCATCGAGCTTTTGCTGCGCCATGTAAATAGAGCCAATTCGATGATAGTCGTAACCAATGTATTCTGCGTCGCTGAGCTTTTTATCGAGTTCTAGCGCCTGCTGATAAAAAGATAATGACTTATCGTAATCTTCTGAGCGGTAGAACAGTTCACCTAAATTGAAATAACTACTGGCTTGGTCTTGCGCATTACCGATTCGCTCAAATAGCTTCATGGCTTTGATTTGATACTCAGCAGCGAGCACCAAGTCATCTTGCGATTCATACAACACCCCTAAAGAGCCATACATGCGTGCAATTTCTAGTTCATCACCTAGCACTTGATAATTTTCCAATGCCAACAAGTAATACTTTTCAGCTTCAGCATGTTGTTTGTCCAGACGGTAAAACCTTCCTGTATGTTGATAAATACGCGCTAGCAAAGCTGTATTTTGACCAGCGAGCGGTATCCCTTTAGTTTCAAGCATCTTCGCGGCAATCACGTAGTTATTTTTCTTGCGTTCAAGTTGCGCTCCGCTGATCACAACTTCCAACTGCAATTCATCGCTAAAGTGTGCCGCGGCCTTGTTTAACTCAAGTAACAAGGCTCTGGCTTTTTCAACTTGTGCACTACGACGATAAATACCGACCAGTTTTAGCTGGGCATAGACTCTTTCTTCGCCACTTAGTTCTGCAATTAGCGCCATCACAGCTTGCTCGGCGCTCAAGTCTGCTCCTTCAATTTTCGCCAACTGCGCTTTAATGGCTGATGATGCTGGAACAGCACTATTGGTGTTTGTGTTTACGCTTATGTTTGCAGACATAGCCGCAGATTCACTGGCGAGTGCCTTGGTAGATAGCACGATGGTGAATATCATGGTGCTGCATAGGAACGAATAGACAAGCCAAAAGACAAGAAAAAAGAGACGTGAAGAGCGACCATAAATACTCAATATGCGCTGCGTTAACTGTATGAAATACAAATTGATGCCTTTAGTTGATAATACGTGATGACTCGTAAATATTCGTTTGGTTCCTTCGCTCGCTTCCACTCGCAGGAATTACATAACGAAGCCGATGCGATAAGAAAGAGCGATTAATAAAATAGCGGCAAAATGTGCAAGAAATATGGATACCAATTTTTAGCACTTAATCTATTGAAAAATATATCTTTACTAAATATTGTTGAGTATTTAAGAGCCAATAAAAAGTAAAATTACGCGTTTTGGGGTCGCTACTTAACGCAAATATCTGTTACCTAAACGCTTCTGCGCTTGAACAGAGATTCATTTCAAACTAGTGTTACTTTGTAACAAAAAATAACGATAAACTCGGTGAAACATGAAAAACCTACTCAAAGCAGCGATAGCTGCCTCTTTGATGGTGTCTGCCGCTGGCGTCTCAGCCAAGTCGGACGACGCCGAAAACAAATCGCTGTTTACCAGTAAAACCTTTGATGCGATGGAAATGCGCAATATCGGCCCTGCTTATATGTCGGGTCGTATTGCTGACATTGCCGTTGACCAAAACAACCCGTCTACCTGGTATACCGCGGTAGGCTCAGGAGGTATTTGGAAAACAGTTAATGCTGGTACAACTTGGACACCTATTTTCGACAAGCAAGCGGTTTACTCAACCGGTGATGTTACTATCGATCCAAGTAACTCAGACATTATTTGGGTAGGTACCGGTGAGAACAACGGTGGCCGCCATATCAGCTTCGGCGATGGTATTTACAAGTCACTCGATGGCGGTAAAACATGGAAGAACATGGGCTTAAAAAAATCTGAGCGCATTTCCGATATTATTGTTCATCCGACCAATTCAAATATTGTTTGGGCGGCAGTGCAAGGCCCATTGTGGACGGGCGGCGGCGAACGCGGCCTATACAAAACCACTGACGGTGGTGAAACATGGAAACAAGTATTAACACCTGAAGACGAATGGACCGGTGTTACCTCACTTTTGATCGACCCTCGTAACCCTGACAAGCTATACGCTGCCACTTGGTCGCGCCAGCGTAAAGTCGCAATTTACGTAGGTACAGGGCCAGCCTCTGGTATTCATACATCAGACGATGGCGGCGAAACATGGACTGAGCTAAAAACTGGCCTGCCAAAAGGCAACATGGGTAAAATTGGTATGGCAATCTCGCCAACAAACCCTGATGTG
This Thalassotalea euphylliae DNA region includes the following protein-coding sequences:
- a CDS encoding tetratricopeptide repeat protein yields the protein MIFTIVLSTKALASESAAMSANISVNTNTNSAVPASSAIKAQLAKIEGADLSAEQAVMALIAELSGEERVYAQLKLVGIYRRSAQVEKARALLLELNKAAAHFSDELQLEVVISGAQLERKKNNYVIAAKMLETKGIPLAGQNTALLARIYQHTGRFYRLDKQHAEAEKYYLLALENYQVLGDELEIARMYGSLGVLYESQDDLVLAAEYQIKAMKLFERIGNAQDQASSYFNLGELFYRSEDYDKSLSFYQQALELDKKLSDAEYIGYDYHRIGSIYMAQQKLDEALDVTQKAIDIFAEGAFHQVLSRSYVQRAQILDKLNNQEARLASLLLAEKTGQASNADFQMRSVWHNLGVYHFDQQALTEAEHYVSKSLAISKKLELFKDQLDDNRLLSEIHHQLGQDSLALTHLKAAYELKQKIDSELRIKELEKHKRDINLLKQQVKVAKLEEASKQSELEVVAQKKVTEKVTLLTLGLVVLFLLIFYVLHQRRKLAMISASLYEDALQQKNQLLADVSHELRTPLTALKLQVDALRYNLVDDVELSYQKLSSKITDLSHLIRDIYELAVSDVYGLSINTQQLDISPVLKQWSSEFQQYVTGHELQWHDDITSEPTWVGVDQDRIKQVLANLINNSVNYTDKPGRVELKVWQAHGLLHLRVQDTSPSVKESEFGKIFERLYRLEKSRNRATGGSGLGLAICQNVIHAHQGTIEAKQSALGGIAILITMPLVEHFATP